TATACCGGTAAAATACACCGGTACTGCAATCGGAATCGCTTCGATAATCGGTTATCTTCCGGACAGCTTCTTCGCGGTAATGTTCGGAAACTGGCTTGATACAAAAGGCGCTGCGACTGGATATTCAATGATTTTCACATTCCTGGGAGCTACTGCTGTAGTGGGTGCTTTTTTGGCTATAGTTGCCATGAAACTAAGTCATAAAAATAAGAATCAAACAGTTACTGAATAATAATTTATGATCGTGAAATGCGTTCAGAAATTTTGGGCGCATTTCCGGTCGAAAACAGGAGATTATTATTATGAATAAAACAAAAATTTTAGTGGATGAGGCACGTTGCAAAGGTTGTTATTATTGCATTAAATACTGTCCGAAGGACGCTGTTCGTTTGTCCGGTCATATTAATGCAAAGGGTTATGAGACGGTTGAAATTGACGAGGAAAAGTGCATCGGCTGCGGTTCATGTTATCGTATGTGCCCGGACTATGTCTTTGAACTTAGATAACGGGGTGAGAAAAAATGTCAAATAAAGTACTAATGAAGGGTAATGAAGCTCTTGCTGAGGCGGCGCTGGCTGCCGGCTGCCGCTTTTACAGCGGTTATCCAATTACACCGCAGACAGAGATACTTGAGTATCTGTCCTGGCGTATGGAAGAAGTAGGCGGTGTATTCATTCAGGCTGAGTCTGAGCTCGCCGGTATCAATATGGTAATGGGCGCGGCTGCGGCCGGCGCTCGGGCTCTGACCACGTCATCCGGCCCGGGCTTCTCTCTGAAGCAGGAAGGTCTATCTTATCTGGCAGCATCCGAGCTGCCGGCGGTAGTAGTTGATGTAATGCGAATTGGCAGCGGCCTTGGTGATATTTCAGTAAGTCAGAGCGATTATTGGCAGCTG
This Desulfosporosinus orientis DSM 765 DNA region includes the following protein-coding sequences:
- a CDS encoding 4Fe-4S binding protein; this translates as MNKTKILVDEARCKGCYYCIKYCPKDAVRLSGHINAKGYETVEIDEEKCIGCGSCYRMCPDYVFELR